A window of Candidatus Glassbacteria bacterium genomic DNA:
AGGGTTCCACGCCCCAAACCGCGGCGTCCGGACAGAGGTGCTTGACGCTCACCGACGTGCCCGAGAGCAGCCCGCCTCCGCCCACCGGGGCCAGCACCAGGTCCAGCTCCCCCACCTCCTCGATCAGCTCCCTGGCGGCGGTTCCAGCCCCGGCCATCACCCGCTCATCGTTATAGGGGTGCACCAGCGAGAGTCCCTCGCGCTCGATCAGTCCCTCGGCGGTACTTTCGCGCGAGTCGAGCGTATTTTCACAGAGCACGACTTCGGCGCCGTAGCCGCGGACCGCATCCACCTTAACTCTGCGGCTGCCGCCGGGCATTACGATCACCGCCCGCACTCCCGCCTCACGGGCCGCAAGCGCCAGGGCCTGGGCGTGATTACCGCTGCTGTGAGTAACCACGCCCGCGGATTTCTCCACAGCAGAAAGCATGCTCAAGGCGTTGAATGCGCCGCGGAATTTGAATGCGCCGGCACGCTGCAAATTTTCGCATTTGAGATAGACCCGTGCACCGCTGATATTGTCGAGGGTGCGGGAGGTAAAAACGGGAGTGCGGTTGGCTGCGTCCCTTATCCGCCCTGCGGCGGCGGCAACATCCTCATAGCGGATCAAGCTCTCGCCCCTCATCGGCGCTGGTGAATAGGCGCGCAGGACAATCCCTGTCCGGCGTGCGCGGGCTGTGGTACCGATTCACAATTGTACAATACCTCCGGCGGATTGTAAACATCCTTTGCCAACGCCCGGAAAGCTTTTACTTGATTCGCCCCGGCCGCCGGGTTAATATTCCGCGAGTTACCCGGACCGGCTGTATCGGCAGTCAAGCCACA
This region includes:
- a CDS encoding pyridoxal-phosphate dependent enzyme, with protein sequence MRGESLIRYEDVAAAAGRIRDAANRTPVFTSRTLDNISGARVYLKCENLQRAGAFKFRGAFNALSMLSAVEKSAGVVTHSSGNHAQALALAAREAGVRAVIVMPGGSRRVKVDAVRGYGAEVVLCENTLDSRESTAEGLIEREGLSLVHPYNDERVMAGAGTAARELIEEVGELDLVLAPVGGGGLLSGTSVSVKHLCPDAAVWGVEP